Within Paeniglutamicibacter psychrophenolicus, the genomic segment GCCGCGCCGGGACGCGAGTGGCCCAGGAACCAGTAGGCCAGCACCGGGACGATGGTCAGGGAGACCAGCAGCGAGGCCAGCAGGGCGATGGTCACGGTCAGCGCGAAGGGACGGAAGAGTTCCCCGGCCATGCCGCCGACCAGCGCCACGGGCAGGAACACCGCCACGGTGGTCAGCGTCGCGGCCGTCACGGCGGTGGCGACCTCGCGCACCGCGGTGAGGATGGCCCTGGACTTTTCCTCGCCGTAGGTCAGGTGCCGCTTGATGTTTTCGATGACCACGATGGAATCGTCCACCACCCGGCCGATGGAGATGGTCAGCGCGCCGAGGGTCAGCATGTTCAGCGAGTAGCCGCCCATGCGCAGCCCGATGAAGGTGACCAGCAGGGACAGCGGGATGGAGATCGCGGTGACCAGGGTGGAGCGCACCGAGAGCAGGAAGATGAGGATGACGATGACGGCGAAGCCCAGGCCCAGCAGGCCCTCGACGGTGAGGTCGTGGATGGACTGCTCGATGAAGGGTGCCTGGTCGAAGACGGTGGTGAACTTGGCGTCGGCGCCGAGCTGGTCGGCCAGGGCGGGCAGCGCGGCGGCCACGGCGTGGGAGATGCCCACGGTGTCCCCGGCGGGCTTCTTGGTCACCGACACGGCCAGGGTTTCGACCCCGTTGGTGCGGGTGATGGAGGTGGCGGTGTCATCGACCATCTTCACCTCGGCCAGCTGGGAGAGGTCGTACACCCCGGAGGCCCCGCGCACCGGCAGGGACTTGACGGCGTTCAGCGAGTCGACCAGCGAGCCGGAGGTGACCGGCAGGTCCAGGCCGTCGGTGTCCAGCCGGCCCACGGGCATCAGCCCGGAGCCTTCCTCGATGACGGTCTTCAGGTCGTTCACGCCCAGGCGCTCGGAGGCCAGCGTGGCGGCGTCGGGCAGCACGGCGATGTGCTGGGAGGTCCCTCCGGAGACGTCCGCGGTGCGCACGCCGTCGATCTTGGAAAGCTTGGGCAGCACCAGGCGCTCGACGTCCGAGCGCAGCGAGTTCAGGTCCTTCCCGCCGGAAACCGCCAGGTAGACGATGGGGAAGTCGGAGATGGAACCGGCGAACGCGGAGGGCTCCACGTCGTCGGGCAGCGTGGCCTTGGCGTTGGAGATGGCCTTGTCGACCTGGGCGCGGGCGCGGTCCAGGTCGGTGCCGTAGGCGAAGGACAGCGAGACGGTGGTGAAGCCGGTCTGCGAGGTCGAGGAGGAGGACTCCAGGCCCTCGACGGCCTGCAGCGCGCCCTCCAGGGGTTGGGCCACCTGCTTGTCGATGACCTCCGGGGATGCGCCGGGCTGGGATGCCACCACGGAGATCCGCGGGAACTCGAGCGCGGGAATGAGTTCCTGCTTGAGTTGCCCCATGGTGATCACGCCGAAGACCGCCACAAACACGGTGATCAGTGCGATGAGGGCGCGGTTGCCCAGGGAAAGTGCGGCCAGCCGATGCATCTGCCATCCTAGAAAGATTGTCTTGTTCGCTATTGCTCTGCCGTCCACTCTAGTTGGCGCCGGAGGCAGCCGGGTCCACCCAAAGGCGTACCTTGACGCACGCGGGCGCCGGCCACCGAGGGGTGTACTTCACTCCCGGCTCCGTGCAACCATGGGCCAACGGCCCGCAGCTGCATCCGGCGTCCGGGACCAACCCGTCGCCGGGGACTGCGGCACGAACGAGCGTCAACTCCCATCAGCGAAGGAGAAACATGTTCCCGAAATCCACCGATGAATCAAGCCCCTGGATGGTGCCGGGCAGCGAATCCACCATGCCGCCGGAGCACGCCCCGTCCCCGGAACCGCCGCCGGGGCCACCGCCCGGTCCGGAACCGGACTATCCGCCCGCACCGCCCTCGAGGCCGGAGCCGGAACCAGATCCCGGTCCGTACCCGATTCCCCCTGGGCCGTCGCCCGAACCGTATCCGCCGGGGCCGGTTCCGGACCCCGCCCCGTTCCCGAACCCGGTGCCCGGCCCTGACCCGATGCCGCATCCGGATCCGACCACCAGGCCTCCGGCCTGAGCCGCATGCGTGTGGGCCCGCTCCGTGGAGCGGGCCCACACGCATGGCTTGATGTGTACCTTCACGGGCGCCGGGAATCCCCCGATTTATGTATTGTTTCCTGGCGCCCGCGAAGGGGTCATTGATGATGCTTGTTCCTGGCGGTGGCCCGTATCGGCGGGCGCGGATGCCAGGGAACGGACCGGGGCGTGCTCGCGGCTAGGCGGCGGTCGGCCGGGTTGCTGCAGCCGGCCCTCGAGGTCCCGGATCAGGTTTCAGGTTTCGGTCGCCCCGAGTCACGGGCCCTGCCCGGCCACCGGGCCGAAAGCGGCCCCGATTGACCGACGATGCCGGACCGGGAACGGTCTTGCCGAACACTGGAAAACCTGTCTGGGCCATGGGCCGCCCTCCCTGATAGATGTGCTGATGGTGACGTTACCGAAGGTGCAGGTCAGAGGGGAGTGGAAGGAACGTTTCCGGGACGGATTTTCTTGGGACACGGGAAAGGGTGTTGGGAAAATCGATACAGCCGTCCCCGAAGGGGCAGGGCTACATGGCCCGGCCGGTGCGCAGGTCGATGGAGGCAACATGGATTCCGCCCACGTACACGTTCAGGTCCCCGGTTCCCGGCAGGGCATCGCCGCCCGGGACGGTGCCGGAGATGTCGATGCGGAATTCCGGGGCATGGGGTGCCGGGAAATCCAGGATCTTGTACATGCCGTCGCTGGACTCGGCTTGTGCGGCCGGGGATACCGAGATCGTGCCCCAGGAATCCAGATAGCCCAGGTCGATGCACAGGGTGAGCGGTTCGTTGATTCCTGCGACCGAGCGGATCTCGATGGCCAGCGCGGCAGCGCCCCCGGGAAATGCGGAGCCGGGGGTGTGCACGGTGACCGCGTAGCTGCTTCCCCAGATGGCCTCGATGCCGCCCAGCCCGTCGATTCCGGGCAGGTCCGGATCCAGCGGGGTCGAATCGGGCAGTTCGGGTTCCTGCGCCGGAGCTCCGGGGAACATGTCCATCGTGCTTCCTCTCGTTCCCGCCCGCGCGGGCCGACTGCCGTTGTTGGGTGGATTGCCTCCCTGCCACCGTCTCGCTCCGTGCCCCGGGCGTCAAGTGCCCGCGGCACCGAAAACGCGGTGCCATTTCCGTCCCCGGGTACAGGGGGCCGGCGGGGTGCCAACGGACCGAAGCACGGTGGGCTTCCTTTACACGCCGCCGGTCCGTGGTGAATGCTGTCCCTAGTGCCGCAACGGCAATCCCGCCGGCCCCGGACCGGGGCCGGCGGACCGGAGGGCGAATGCGTGAGGAGCGTGGGGACCGGTGGAAGGAATCCGCTTGCGCGTCCAGGACGCCATGCAATCGCACAACGACGGCCTGACGCAGGCGAAGATGGCCCGTGAAATCGGCATGAGCCGCGATGCGCTCAGCCGTTCACTGAGCGGGCAGCGGAACTTCAGCGCCACCGAGCTGGCCAAGCTGTCCAAGGTGCTCGAGGTGTCGCTGAGTTGGCTGGTCACCGGGGACCCGCGCCCCGAAGGGTCCAACGGCAGGGCTGGTCAGGCTGCGGGCTGGAAGCACGATTCCGTGGCGGAGACCGTGGCCTTCCCCGCCGGGGCGTATCGGGAGGTGGGGCTCTCCACCGGGACGGTGCCGCAGCTTGAGCCCGGCCTGGGCCCGGAGGAGGGCGCGGCGGCGGTCGCGACATTGCTGGATGCGGCCCTGGGCCAGGACTTCGTGCACGACCTGCCCGCGGCAATCGAGCGGGCCTACGGGATCGGGGTGTTCGTGGCGGCCGAGGGACCGGCGTTCGACGCCCGGGCCATGCGGACCCACGACGTCACCTACATCATGGTGCGCGGCACCGGCGCCTGGTACCAGGCCAACCTGGTGCTCGCCCGCGAACTGGGCGCGCTGCTGGGCGGACGGCACGAGGGCATCGGCATCCGTACGCAGGCCGAGGACGGTTGGGCCCGCGACTTCGCCCTTGCGCTGCTGCTGCCCGCCGCGAGGCTGAGGTCGATCGACTGGAACCGGCAGACCCCGCGCGAGCTGGCCGGGTTCCTGTGGGAGTCCGGGGCCTCGGCCAAGGCGCTGGCGCACCGGCTCGACGCGCTGGGCATCGGCCGCGGCCCGGCCATGGTTCATGCCGACGAGGGAACCTTGCAGCTGCTGGTCTGGCAGGACCCCGAGTGTCTGAGCCACCACCGGGCCGGGGCGTACCGTGCCCCGCGGATTCCGGCCGACTTGTTCGGTGCCCACCTGTTCGGCATGCGCCGCGGCGTGGTGGACGGGTCCTCGTTGGCCTGGATGCTTGACACCCCGCTGTCGGAGCTTTGAACCGGCAGGCATGATTCAGTGGGTGATCGTTGGGCCGTGTGTTCGGTACGGATTGCCGGGGCAGGTTGGGTGCGTGGCCAAGTGATGGGGCAGGGAAGGGCTCAGGTGCCGGTTCCGGGGTCCATGGCCGCGTAGTACTTCTCGAGCATGTCCTTTGCCGCATCGTTGAGTTCGGAGGCCGGGTCGATGTTCGGGGCGTGCTTGATGACGTCCTTCGGAAAGCGGACCTGCAGGTGGCCGTCGGTGAACACCGCGCCCTCGAGCGAGACCAGGGCCTCCTCGGAGCCGAACAGGCCCAGGTGGATGCTGACGAAGTCGGCGTCCCCGGTGCGCACATCCATGAAGATGTTCCCCAGCGTGCCGACCTTCTCCCGCGCCGGCCCGTAGACGGTGCTTTTCGCCTTCT encodes:
- a CDS encoding helix-turn-helix domain-containing protein, giving the protein MRVQDAMQSHNDGLTQAKMAREIGMSRDALSRSLSGQRNFSATELAKLSKVLEVSLSWLVTGDPRPEGSNGRAGQAAGWKHDSVAETVAFPAGAYREVGLSTGTVPQLEPGLGPEEGAAAVATLLDAALGQDFVHDLPAAIERAYGIGVFVAAEGPAFDARAMRTHDVTYIMVRGTGAWYQANLVLARELGALLGGRHEGIGIRTQAEDGWARDFALALLLPAARLRSIDWNRQTPRELAGFLWESGASAKALAHRLDALGIGRGPAMVHADEGTLQLLVWQDPECLSHHRAGAYRAPRIPADLFGAHLFGMRRGVVDGSSLAWMLDTPLSEL